In Desulfomonile tiedjei DSM 6799, a genomic segment contains:
- a CDS encoding hydrolase, with protein sequence MLRLEDSLLLVIDVQEKLARAMHQRDAVVENTAKLVQGAVILGIPIIWTEQNPKGLGRTLPEIADRLSGSEPITKLSFSCCGEAAFMDRLESLGKKQVLVCGLEAHVCVYQTAAELAHRGYEVHIVTDAVDSRTETNKNIGLERSKACGAALTSTETALFELLKVADGDKFKQMLKVVK encoded by the coding sequence ATGCTCAGATTGGAAGACTCGCTGCTTTTAGTGATTGATGTTCAGGAGAAACTAGCCCGCGCCATGCATCAGAGAGATGCGGTCGTGGAAAATACGGCCAAACTTGTCCAAGGCGCTGTGATTCTGGGAATTCCCATAATCTGGACTGAACAGAATCCCAAGGGACTCGGACGCACTCTGCCTGAAATCGCGGATCGATTATCCGGGTCAGAACCCATTACAAAATTGAGCTTTAGCTGCTGCGGAGAAGCGGCGTTCATGGATCGTTTGGAATCCCTCGGAAAAAAACAAGTTCTCGTCTGCGGATTGGAAGCTCATGTATGCGTGTATCAAACCGCTGCAGAGCTTGCTCATAGAGGCTACGAAGTTCATATTGTTACGGATGCTGTTGACTCTCGGACAGAAACCAACAAAAATATCGGATTAGAGAGATCTAAAGCATGCGGGGCCGCACTTACCAGCACGGAAACCGCTCTCTTTGAGCTCCTGAAAGTCGCAGATGGCGACAAATTTAAACAGATGCTCAAGGTAGTAAAGTAA
- the mtnP gene encoding S-methyl-5'-thioadenosine phosphorylase gives MIRIGMIGGSGFDDPDFLSDVKLLKKGTPFGSVSHDLIVGKVSDTEVVILLRHGRGHRIMPSAVNYRANIWALKEFGVTHVIATTACGSLREEIEPGHLVFPDQFIDRTTSRKSTFFEGDQVAHISMAEPFCEKLREILIQTAQEEGVRHHPQGTVVTIEGPRFSTRAESKMFRLWGGDIINMSTVPEAVLAREAGICYAVAAMSTDYDCWHHSEEPVTWEMIAETMSKNVENVKKLFFKAIHRIDFETCGCRNAIDTALV, from the coding sequence GTGATCAGAATCGGTATGATCGGAGGATCGGGATTTGACGACCCTGATTTTCTCTCTGATGTCAAACTGCTGAAGAAAGGGACCCCCTTCGGTTCCGTTTCCCACGATCTCATAGTCGGCAAAGTCAGCGACACGGAAGTAGTCATCCTGCTCAGGCATGGGCGCGGACATCGTATCATGCCGTCTGCCGTGAATTATAGGGCAAATATATGGGCATTGAAAGAATTCGGCGTTACTCATGTCATCGCTACCACTGCCTGCGGGTCGCTCCGTGAAGAGATCGAACCCGGGCATCTGGTATTTCCCGATCAGTTCATCGATCGCACCACATCACGGAAGAGCACCTTTTTCGAGGGAGACCAGGTTGCTCATATCTCCATGGCCGAACCCTTCTGCGAAAAACTGAGGGAAATTCTCATACAAACGGCTCAGGAGGAAGGTGTTCGTCATCATCCTCAGGGCACGGTCGTTACGATAGAAGGCCCAAGGTTCTCAACCCGGGCGGAAAGTAAAATGTTTCGCCTGTGGGGTGGCGACATTATCAATATGTCTACCGTGCCTGAAGCAGTTCTCGCACGAGAAGCAGGCATCTGTTACGCCGTCGCCGCCATGAGCACGGATTACGATTGCTGGCACCACAGTGAAGAACCGGTTACGTGGGAGATGATTGCCGAGACCATGAGCAAGAATGTGGAAAACGTGAAGAAACTCTTCTTCAAAGCCATCCACCGCATAGATTTCGAAACCTGTGGGTGTCGAAATGCCATAGACACGGCTCTCGTATAA